Proteins encoded in a region of the Haloarcula sp. CBA1129 genome:
- a CDS encoding helix-turn-helix domain-containing protein encodes MRNTGDQGSTTEADRPVDGTGYGPANPSETDGEPREKSLGVDLCLSHPELILTDAIESSPDVTVCPEQMVDDGTSSFLVIAAAGETLDQFETALERDSTVCAPTVLDWTETNRVYRIEVADSAVRITPSLVRAGGRALNIEGTGGQWLVHAQFRSRAALSQFRSECSERNVTFRLDRLYWTTGEANAGACGLTADQQVALETAHREGYFDVPRGISQAELADKLDISPSAMSQRIRRGMDQVVGSELGLSDE; translated from the coding sequence ATGCGCAACACCGGCGATCAGGGGTCGACAACCGAGGCGGACCGGCCAGTTGATGGCACGGGCTACGGGCCGGCAAATCCATCGGAGACAGATGGGGAACCACGGGAGAAAAGCCTCGGTGTCGATCTGTGTTTGAGTCATCCGGAGCTGATTCTGACGGATGCAATCGAGAGCAGTCCGGATGTAACAGTCTGTCCGGAGCAAATGGTCGACGACGGTACGTCGAGCTTTCTGGTGATAGCGGCCGCAGGTGAGACCCTCGACCAGTTCGAAACAGCACTGGAGCGGGATAGCACAGTGTGTGCTCCCACGGTGTTAGACTGGACAGAGACGAACCGTGTCTATCGGATCGAGGTAGCTGACAGCGCCGTTCGTATCACGCCTTCGCTCGTCCGTGCTGGGGGACGGGCACTCAACATCGAAGGGACAGGTGGACAGTGGTTGGTACACGCACAGTTTCGGTCGCGGGCGGCACTGTCACAGTTCCGATCCGAGTGTTCCGAGCGGAATGTCACATTTAGACTCGACCGACTGTACTGGACCACCGGCGAAGCAAACGCCGGTGCGTGCGGGCTGACTGCGGATCAGCAAGTCGCACTTGAGACGGCACATAGGGAGGGCTACTTCGACGTGCCTCGCGGCATTTCACAGGCTGAGCTGGCGGACAAACTCGATATTTCCCCATCGGCGATGTCACAACGGATTCGGCGTGGGATGGATCAGGTCGTTGGATCGGAACTCGGACTATCCGATGAGTAA